A part of Candidatus Saccharibacteria bacterium genomic DNA contains:
- the serS gene encoding serine--tRNA ligase, translated as MLDIRFIRENPDRVQEAAAQKGYQVNIQELLRADESRRELMTKADELRARRNEIAGQMKGGKPAQEIVDEGKQVKAKLAEVEDHLRVADETYQNQLWAVPNITLSDVPLGGEEDSVEIKKVGEQKTGAKDHLDFALARDWVDFERGAKVAGAKFYFVKGDLALLENAVTQFALQKIVSHGFTFMSVPHMVNQRTMMGTGFAPRTSDQSDEYCIEGEDLSLIATAEISLTGYHADEVIEEAALPLLYAGYSPCYRKEAGAAGKHTRGLFRVHQFNKLEMYVYTTPEQSVAMHENILAIEEEIWQELGVPYHVINIAAGDLGAPAAKKYDIEYWSPVDGKYRELTSCSNCTDFQARNLNIRVKRSNGTTEILHTLNGTAVSLARTLVAIIENYQRDDGTLAVPDALRQFMGGREVI; from the coding sequence ATGTTAGACATTCGCTTCATCAGGGAAAATCCCGACCGCGTGCAAGAAGCCGCGGCGCAAAAAGGTTACCAGGTAAATATCCAGGAGCTTTTGCGTGCTGATGAATCGCGTCGCGAACTCATGACCAAAGCCGATGAACTGCGCGCTAGACGCAATGAAATCGCTGGGCAAATGAAGGGCGGCAAGCCGGCGCAAGAAATTGTGGATGAAGGGAAGCAAGTTAAAGCCAAGCTAGCCGAAGTTGAAGATCACCTACGGGTTGCTGATGAGACGTACCAAAATCAGTTATGGGCAGTTCCTAATATAACACTCAGTGATGTTCCGCTGGGTGGCGAGGAAGACTCTGTTGAAATAAAAAAAGTGGGTGAGCAAAAAACAGGGGCGAAAGATCACCTTGATTTCGCACTGGCACGTGATTGGGTTGATTTTGAAAGGGGGGCTAAAGTTGCAGGCGCTAAGTTCTACTTCGTAAAGGGAGACCTAGCTTTGCTAGAGAATGCGGTGACACAATTTGCCCTGCAAAAGATTGTCTCGCACGGCTTTACATTTATGAGTGTTCCTCACATGGTCAATCAGCGCACGATGATGGGAACGGGTTTTGCGCCACGCACTAGTGACCAGTCGGATGAGTACTGTATAGAAGGAGAAGATTTATCACTAATTGCGACAGCAGAAATTTCGCTCACTGGCTATCATGCCGACGAAGTGATTGAAGAGGCCGCACTACCGCTGCTGTATGCGGGGTACAGTCCATGCTATCGAAAAGAAGCCGGTGCTGCAGGTAAGCATACGCGTGGCCTCTTCCGCGTGCATCAGTTTAATAAATTGGAAATGTATGTCTATACGACGCCAGAACAAAGCGTTGCTATGCACGAGAATATTCTAGCGATTGAGGAAGAAATATGGCAGGAACTCGGTGTTCCTTACCATGTTATCAATATCGCCGCAGGTGATCTTGGAGCTCCCGCAGCGAAAAAATATGATATTGAATATTGGTCGCCAGTCGATGGTAAATATCGAGAACTCACGAGCTGTAGTAACTGTACTGATTTTCAAGCACGAAATCTTAATATTCGCGTAAAGCGATCAAACGGTACGACGGAAATTCTGCATACACTCAACGGCACCGCCGTTAGCCTTGCGAGAACGCTGGTGGCAATTATAGAGAATTACCAGAGAGATGATGGAACATTGGCTGTTCCGGATGCACTACGACAATTCATGGGGGGGCGTGAGGTAATTTAG
- a CDS encoding quinone-dependent dihydroorotate dehydrogenase, with product MKRAVRRVTRLGYKRLAKPVLFRQHPDGVHHRLIRAAKVVQKLPLARTLPRLWVHTSPALKQEVWGLAVANPVGLSAGFDKNIDIATVIRNVGFGFMIGGSVTAEPCDGNPKPWFYRLPHTKSLVVHAGLPNQGVRRIARRLETYPRQVFENFPLGVSVAKTNSKASVSERAAIKDYCTSLSMLDTRNLGQFFEINISCPNTFGGEPFTTPEKLDRLLTKIDLLKLTRPVVVKMPLNLKDSDFDALLAVIVRHEVRGVTIANLLRDREGVDSRDALPASIKGNLSGAPTRAKSTALIARTYRQYGDRLTIIGVGGIFSAEDAYEKIRAGATLVALITGMIFEGPQLVGEINHGLEQLLKRDGYKTIADAVGIEAQKGVY from the coding sequence GTGAAGCGGGCAGTACGCCGGGTAACACGCCTTGGCTATAAACGACTTGCTAAGCCTGTGCTTTTTCGTCAACACCCTGACGGGGTGCATCACCGCCTGATTCGTGCGGCAAAAGTGGTACAAAAACTACCGCTTGCACGTACTCTACCACGGCTATGGGTGCACACATCGCCTGCCTTGAAGCAAGAAGTATGGGGACTTGCTGTGGCCAATCCCGTCGGCCTATCGGCAGGGTTTGATAAGAATATCGATATCGCTACAGTGATACGCAATGTCGGTTTTGGCTTTATGATTGGCGGATCGGTCACCGCCGAGCCATGTGACGGTAACCCAAAACCATGGTTTTATCGGTTGCCGCATACAAAATCGCTTGTTGTCCATGCTGGATTGCCAAACCAGGGTGTACGGCGGATTGCGCGCCGGCTTGAAACCTATCCTCGGCAAGTGTTTGAGAATTTTCCGCTTGGTGTGTCGGTGGCCAAAACGAACTCAAAGGCCAGCGTGAGCGAGCGAGCGGCAATAAAAGATTATTGCACGAGCTTATCGATGCTTGATACACGTAATCTTGGCCAATTTTTTGAAATTAATATATCGTGTCCCAATACGTTTGGTGGCGAGCCGTTCACGACGCCAGAGAAGCTCGATAGATTATTGACCAAAATCGATTTACTAAAGCTTACGCGTCCTGTTGTGGTGAAAATGCCACTTAATTTGAAAGACAGTGACTTTGATGCTCTCCTAGCGGTGATTGTTCGTCATGAGGTGCGGGGGGTGACAATCGCTAATTTACTTCGTGATCGCGAAGGCGTTGATAGTCGTGACGCATTGCCTGCGAGCATAAAAGGTAATCTGAGTGGTGCGCCAACACGCGCTAAAAGCACGGCATTGATTGCGCGCACCTACCGCCAGTATGGTGACAGACTTACAATTATCGGCGTGGGGGGGATATTTAGCGCTGAAGACGCTTACGAGAAAATTCGAGCAGGAGCCACACTGGTGGCGCTCATCACGGGAATGATATTTGAGGGACCGCAACTGGTGGGCGAAATCAATCATGGCTTGGAACAGTTGCTAAAACGCGATGGATATAAAACAATTGCTGACGCAGTAGGCATAGAAGCGCAAAAAGGCGTATACTAG
- a CDS encoding ABC transporter permease produces the protein MKRVDIMKRAGRNLRQAKGRTILTSLAIAVGAFTLTMALAAGQGTRNYADNLLKNNIDPQAMFVVKDKSLFGEGGTVGLREYDPDIGMSSGRPGATLKQMNDQDVAYLKSRSDLEQIVPIYTLSPKWIGFEGKDKKYIGAIDYYDATILSDTKAGSLPALGQQIADNEIVVPQKYAETLGIDSEKLLGKQVVVTFAQQAVNVSEAQIQAAFAQGGTDAVQRLVKPKEVDFTYTVRAVTKTSTMSLGATPKLFVSANSAKQINDFQTEGTSGAGKYMGVSMLVKKGSNPEVIKAELEKKQYYSQTAKDAQGLLFTIVNTLQGIVTGFGLLALFASVFGIINTQYISVLERTSQIGLMKALGMPRRAIAKLFRYEAAWIGFLGGALGALVAYSVGTLANPAISKWLDIGDNRILEFVWWQILLLMLALILIAVVAGWFPARKAARLDPIEALRTE, from the coding sequence ATGAAACGTGTTGATATTATGAAACGAGCAGGCCGTAATTTGCGCCAGGCAAAGGGTCGCACTATACTGACAAGTCTGGCGATTGCGGTTGGGGCATTTACCCTCACTATGGCACTTGCTGCTGGCCAAGGCACGCGAAACTATGCCGATAACCTACTGAAAAATAATATTGACCCTCAAGCGATGTTTGTGGTGAAGGACAAGTCACTATTTGGCGAAGGCGGTACCGTTGGCCTGCGCGAATACGATCCTGATATTGGGATGAGTAGCGGACGACCAGGGGCCACGCTCAAGCAAATGAATGACCAAGACGTCGCTTACCTGAAATCGCGAAGTGATCTTGAGCAAATTGTGCCGATCTATACACTGAGCCCTAAATGGATTGGTTTTGAAGGGAAAGACAAGAAATACATCGGTGCGATTGATTACTATGACGCCACGATTCTGAGCGATACAAAAGCGGGCTCATTGCCTGCACTCGGTCAACAAATCGCCGACAATGAAATCGTTGTACCGCAAAAATATGCCGAAACACTCGGCATTGATAGTGAAAAGTTGCTCGGTAAGCAGGTAGTGGTAACATTTGCCCAGCAAGCGGTCAATGTCAGCGAGGCCCAGATACAAGCAGCATTTGCACAAGGTGGTACCGACGCTGTACAGCGGTTGGTGAAGCCGAAAGAAGTGGACTTTACCTACACCGTTCGTGCGGTGACCAAAACCAGCACAATGTCCCTCGGTGCTACTCCTAAACTGTTTGTATCTGCCAATAGCGCAAAGCAAATCAATGATTTTCAAACCGAAGGCACTAGCGGAGCCGGTAAGTACATGGGCGTATCGATGCTTGTCAAAAAGGGTAGTAACCCTGAGGTGATAAAGGCAGAGTTAGAAAAAAAGCAGTACTATTCGCAGACCGCTAAAGATGCGCAGGGGCTGCTATTTACGATTGTGAATACACTTCAGGGTATTGTGACTGGCTTCGGGCTGCTTGCACTATTTGCGAGTGTGTTTGGTATTATCAACACGCAGTACATTAGCGTGCTTGAGCGAACAAGCCAGATTGGGCTCATGAAAGCACTCGGTATGCCACGGCGAGCTATTGCCAAACTATTCCGCTATGAAGCGGCTTGGATAGGGTTCTTGGGTGGAGCCTTGGGGGCGCTGGTGGCGTATAGCGTAGGTACACTCGCTAACCCTGCCATTAGTAAGTGGCTTGATATTGGGGACAACCGCATACTTGAATTTGTGTGGTGGCAAATTCTCCTACTGATGCTTGCACTCATACTGATAGCTGTGGTTGCTGGCTGGTTCCCGGCTCGCAAAGCAGCTCGGCTTGATCCGATCGAAGCGCTGCGCACCGAGTAG
- the raiA gene encoding ribosome-associated translation inhibitor RaiA has translation MITNVEITAVGSYSADDSTKKYIRKKVGALDRLVPRHARKSIHAEVKVAEVNRDKGNKYEVEVLIHVPDKIITAKDSTMNVLAAVDIVEAKLANQLRKYKEETVPHVGRRKLLDRFKRSYAREQ, from the coding sequence ATGATCACAAATGTCGAAATAACCGCTGTTGGCAGCTATAGTGCCGATGACTCAACAAAAAAGTACATACGCAAAAAAGTCGGTGCGCTCGACAGGCTTGTACCACGTCACGCACGTAAGTCGATCCATGCCGAGGTGAAAGTGGCCGAAGTCAACCGCGATAAAGGTAACAAGTATGAGGTGGAAGTACTTATTCACGTGCCCGATAAAATCATTACCGCCAAAGACTCGACTATGAACGTGCTCGCTGCGGTCGATATTGTTGAAGCGAAACTTGCCAACCAGCTTCGAAAATACAAAGAAGAGACCGTACCCCATGTTGGTCGCCGCAAACTGCTTGACAGATTTAAGCGCAGCTATGCTCGCGAGCAGTAG
- the greA gene encoding transcription elongation factor GreA → MKKAYQITEAGRKELEIELADLKGRRGDIAEKIAEARDYGDLTENAEYDSAREEQGLVETRIAEIEDILMNAEEIKSRKSSKVQLGSTVELKTGAKKFNYTLVGPVEADPLSGKISNESPIGIALIGKVVGDKATITTPKGNTTYTIVSIA, encoded by the coding sequence ATGAAAAAAGCATACCAGATTACAGAAGCCGGTCGCAAAGAGCTTGAGATAGAGCTCGCCGATCTTAAGGGTCGTCGTGGTGATATTGCAGAAAAAATTGCTGAAGCACGTGATTATGGTGATTTAACCGAAAACGCTGAATATGACAGTGCTCGTGAAGAACAGGGACTTGTTGAGACGCGTATTGCAGAGATTGAAGATATTTTAATGAACGCAGAAGAAATTAAGAGCCGAAAAAGCAGCAAGGTACAACTGGGAAGCACAGTTGAACTAAAGACTGGCGCAAAGAAGTTCAACTATACATTGGTTGGGCCAGTCGAGGCGGATCCGCTGAGCGGCAAAATTAGCAATGAATCGCCTATCGGGATTGCATTGATTGGCAAAGTAGTTGGCGATAAGGCGACGATTACGACACCTAAAGGTAACACGACCTACACAATAGTTTCGATAGCCTAA
- a CDS encoding insulinase family protein, with product MKHTTTEIRLKNGSQGLLIDIPGATVMSFQFQFRAGNRYAKAKDIYETPHLMEHMAFGANSQYRSEHAYEAEFTKNGAYHNAYTSDLSMVYVADCADFEWDRILELQRLAICEPRFNQTELEAEKGNVKSELTGYLNNHNRVLWPKIQQLLGEDVYTFWQRLQTIGTVQLKDVREHHRRTHTSDNMRFVIAGKLHGRKAQIQRMLEAWELPRGERFEVPKDELTSGNPTLIRRKEASNLTFGWSMTLPRELTDEEAEAMSCLDQILTGTMHSRIYGAARKKGLAYGMFSDTSVGFHDSSWDFGGQVNLETAEGLFEIIVREVKAVMDGKITTEELDAAKSYALGRHQMGAQTVSQISNFYSGRYFGDGVVKEYEKVPDAIRGITLDRMLATAREFIAHNTWVLAGVSSGEKEEIVQLNDKLETVFNRG from the coding sequence ATGAAACACACCACCACTGAGATTAGATTAAAAAACGGCTCACAGGGTCTCTTGATTGATATCCCCGGCGCGACAGTGATGAGTTTTCAGTTTCAGTTCCGTGCTGGTAATCGGTATGCCAAAGCCAAGGATATTTATGAAACACCGCACTTGATGGAGCATATGGCTTTTGGGGCTAACTCTCAGTATCGCAGCGAGCATGCCTACGAAGCAGAATTTACAAAAAACGGCGCCTACCACAACGCCTACACAAGCGATTTGTCGATGGTTTATGTGGCCGATTGCGCTGATTTTGAGTGGGATCGTATCCTCGAATTACAACGACTCGCGATTTGTGAACCACGATTTAATCAGACCGAACTTGAAGCCGAGAAGGGAAATGTTAAAAGTGAGCTGACAGGGTATTTGAACAATCACAACCGAGTACTCTGGCCAAAAATCCAACAGCTGCTTGGTGAGGATGTCTACACCTTTTGGCAGCGGCTACAAACCATTGGCACTGTTCAGCTGAAAGATGTGCGGGAACACCATAGGCGTACCCACACCAGTGACAATATGCGTTTCGTGATCGCCGGCAAACTACATGGGCGTAAAGCGCAGATTCAGCGCATGCTTGAGGCATGGGAACTGCCGCGTGGTGAGCGTTTTGAGGTGCCAAAGGATGAGCTCACGAGCGGTAATCCGACGCTTATCCGTCGCAAAGAAGCAAGCAACCTGACCTTTGGTTGGAGTATGACGCTACCACGCGAATTGACCGATGAAGAAGCCGAGGCTATGAGCTGTTTGGATCAGATTTTGACTGGCACAATGCACTCACGAATTTACGGTGCGGCTCGTAAAAAAGGCTTGGCTTACGGCATGTTTAGTGATACTAGTGTCGGCTTTCATGATAGTAGCTGGGATTTTGGTGGTCAAGTGAATCTTGAAACGGCCGAAGGACTATTCGAAATTATTGTTCGCGAAGTGAAAGCGGTGATGGACGGTAAAATCACCACTGAAGAACTTGATGCTGCAAAATCATATGCACTGGGTCGCCATCAGATGGGCGCACAGACTGTATCGCAAATCAGCAACTTCTACAGCGGGCGCTATTTCGGCGATGGTGTTGTTAAAGAGTATGAAAAGGTCCCCGACGCGATTCGTGGTATCACGCTTGATAGAATGCTAGCGACTGCTCGGGAATTTATTGCCCATAACACGTGGGTACTTGCGGGGGTGAGTAGTGGCGAGAAAGAAGAAATTGTTCAGCTAAATGATAAACTAGAAACAGTATTTAACAGGGGGTAG
- a CDS encoding lysine--tRNA ligase produces MATMKELRDERLRKLDELKKLGVNAYPAEAERTHNIANVVANFNELEGQTVKVVGRLMGTRKFGKLAFLVLRDMSGQMQLFLKADTVEQLDASRSQLGMGELNLLDPGDFVEAEGPVIKTQTGEVSVDVRKLRLLTKSLRPMPTEQEGFTDKEQRLRRRYVDMNVNRDVRERFVRRSKFWQATRKFLDDHGFYEVNIPVLEHTTGGADANPFVTHMDALDQDFYLRISHELPLKRLLGAGFEKVYDVGPRFRNENYTDEHLPEHVAMEWYWAYANWQDGMKFMEEMYRFVLQETFGTLQFTVQGKQVHMGKEWEVWDYATVIRDHYGIDVYSTSIEEVSAKLAENKLEVEKTDSIPRGIDKLWKHIRKDVVGPVWLVNTPKFISPLAKSSVDNPDVVQRFQAVIVGSELCNGFSELNDPIDQYNRFVEQQQMRENGDDEAMMLDIDYVEMLEYGMPPACGLGYSERVFWMFEGVTAREGVPFPQLRHEYDDVTKNTYPNAKLP; encoded by the coding sequence ATGGCAACAATGAAAGAACTGCGCGACGAGCGCCTGAGAAAATTGGATGAGCTAAAGAAGTTAGGTGTGAATGCATATCCGGCAGAAGCGGAGCGTACGCATAACATTGCCAATGTAGTTGCAAATTTCAATGAACTTGAGGGACAGACGGTCAAAGTTGTCGGTCGGCTGATGGGCACACGTAAATTTGGTAAGTTGGCCTTTCTCGTACTCCGCGATATGAGCGGGCAAATGCAGCTGTTTCTAAAAGCCGATACCGTAGAGCAGCTTGATGCTAGTCGGTCGCAGCTTGGTATGGGTGAACTTAATCTGCTTGACCCGGGTGATTTTGTGGAGGCTGAGGGGCCGGTGATCAAAACGCAGACGGGTGAGGTGAGTGTGGACGTGCGCAAGTTGCGATTGCTCACCAAGTCGCTCCGGCCGATGCCGACCGAACAAGAAGGCTTTACCGACAAAGAGCAGCGTTTGCGCCGCCGCTATGTCGATATGAATGTCAACCGCGATGTGCGCGAACGATTTGTGCGTCGCAGCAAATTTTGGCAGGCAACACGCAAGTTTCTTGATGACCACGGGTTTTACGAGGTCAATATACCAGTGCTTGAGCATACAACTGGTGGCGCTGACGCTAACCCATTTGTGACGCATATGGATGCCCTTGACCAAGACTTTTACCTGCGTATTAGCCACGAACTTCCACTGAAGCGATTGCTCGGGGCGGGGTTTGAGAAAGTATACGACGTGGGCCCGCGATTCCGCAACGAAAACTATACTGACGAACACCTGCCAGAGCACGTCGCCATGGAATGGTATTGGGCCTATGCTAACTGGCAGGATGGTATGAAGTTCATGGAAGAAATGTACCGGTTCGTGCTTCAGGAAACGTTTGGTACGCTGCAGTTTACCGTACAGGGTAAGCAAGTACACATGGGCAAAGAGTGGGAAGTATGGGACTACGCGACGGTTATTCGTGACCACTACGGGATTGATGTATACAGTACCAGCATCGAAGAGGTGAGTGCAAAATTAGCTGAAAACAAGCTCGAGGTTGAAAAGACCGATAGTATTCCGCGCGGGATCGACAAGCTGTGGAAGCATATTCGCAAAGACGTCGTCGGGCCGGTATGGTTGGTGAATACGCCGAAGTTTATCAGCCCGCTAGCTAAAAGTAGTGTCGATAATCCTGACGTCGTGCAGCGCTTCCAGGCGGTGATCGTCGGTAGCGAGCTATGTAATGGCTTTTCTGAGCTTAATGACCCGATTGACCAATACAACCGCTTCGTCGAGCAGCAGCAGATGCGCGAAAACGGGGATGACGAGGCGATGATGCTCGACATTGATTATGTAGAGATGCTGGAATACGGTATGCCGCCAGCCTGTGGCTTAGGTTACAGCGAGCGAGTGTTCTGGATGTTTGAGGGGGTAACAGCTCGTGAAGGTGTACCATTTCCGCAGCTCAGGCACGAGTACGATGATGTGACAAAAAACACCTACCCAAACGCGAAGTTGCCATAA
- the secA gene encoding preprotein translocase subunit SecA: protein MVSRDTALTKIFGDPQKRIVKRLQKRVTEVNALEDKYKKMTKKQLREQTDVLKKRLAKKGVTLDSILPDAFAVVREMADRVIGERHYDVQLIGSMVLHEGNVAELKTGEGKTLMSTLAAYLNALDGKGVHIVTVNDYLAQRDAGWMGAIYEALGISTGVIINEASFVYDGSYDNDHHTDARMRKLRPVTRKEAYMADITYGTNNEFGFDYLRDNMVNEVDLVRQRELNFAIVDEVDSILIDEARTPLIISAPAAENPDAYYQFAKVAAKLVPEDYVLDEKRRSVALSDVGVEKVQKMLGIKNLYTPEYVRSVYHVDQALRAQTLFHRDKDYVVTNSGEVIIVDEHTGRLKQGNRYNEGLHQAIEAKEGVPVLQESMTLATISFQNYFRLYKKLSGMTGTAFTEAEEFQQIYSLDVVVVPSNKPIVRVDHEDLIYKTEKGKLHAVAEAIKAYHKQGRPVLVGSGSIAKNELIAAWLDKEGIKYEILNAKNNEREAAIIEKAGQKGAITLATNIAGRGTDIKLGAGVRELGGLVVIGSERHESRRIDNQLRGRGGRQGDPGDTQFYVSTEDDLMRIFQGERIAGLMNRLGVDEDTAIQNKAVSKTLEAAQKRVEGYNFDTRKNVVQYDNVINRHRKVVYTMRRKILDGDNIQPEIQRLLKQKIAELTVVPAKNNPKFADEFSAVIPVKDNVLKEIGVEKKDKARREAALAAAEELYAQKEQELGEELIRGVEREVYLQILDTLWMQHLENMQHLREGIHWRSVGQRDPLVEYRSESQKLFDSLQQTLRDEVLRAIYHVHKSDAITREAVDDEHDTELTKLAENSVERGVNEITGGELNRDEDFDGVKKSKSTTELNHQRNIARKKKKAQRQNRKKKH, encoded by the coding sequence ATGGTCAGTCGTGACACAGCTCTTACAAAAATCTTTGGAGACCCCCAAAAGCGTATTGTTAAACGCCTACAAAAACGCGTTACCGAAGTTAATGCGCTTGAAGACAAATATAAAAAAATGACCAAAAAGCAGCTGCGTGAGCAGACTGACGTGTTGAAAAAGCGCCTTGCCAAGAAAGGTGTGACACTCGACAGCATACTGCCTGATGCCTTTGCGGTAGTGCGGGAGATGGCTGACCGTGTGATTGGCGAGCGGCACTATGATGTGCAATTGATCGGTAGCATGGTACTTCATGAAGGTAATGTTGCCGAGCTCAAGACCGGTGAAGGTAAAACTCTCATGTCGACACTCGCTGCGTACCTGAATGCTCTAGATGGCAAAGGCGTGCATATTGTGACAGTGAATGATTACCTTGCTCAGCGCGATGCCGGGTGGATGGGGGCTATTTATGAAGCGCTCGGTATTTCGACGGGTGTTATTATTAACGAAGCTTCATTTGTTTATGACGGCAGCTACGACAATGATCACCATACTGACGCTCGTATGCGCAAGCTACGTCCTGTGACTCGTAAAGAAGCCTATATGGCTGATATTACCTATGGTACTAACAATGAGTTTGGCTTTGATTATTTGCGCGATAATATGGTGAACGAAGTTGATCTTGTTCGTCAGCGGGAACTGAACTTTGCTATTGTTGACGAAGTTGACTCGATCTTGATAGATGAAGCTCGGACGCCACTTATCATCAGTGCGCCAGCGGCCGAGAACCCCGATGCCTACTATCAGTTCGCAAAAGTGGCCGCTAAGCTTGTGCCAGAAGACTATGTACTCGACGAAAAGCGTCGTAGTGTTGCACTGAGCGATGTGGGTGTCGAAAAAGTTCAAAAAATGCTTGGTATAAAAAATTTATACACCCCGGAATATGTACGCAGTGTGTATCACGTGGACCAAGCTCTCAGGGCTCAAACCCTGTTTCATCGCGACAAAGACTACGTAGTTACAAATAGCGGTGAGGTGATTATTGTTGACGAGCACACCGGACGACTCAAGCAGGGTAACCGCTACAACGAAGGTCTTCACCAAGCAATTGAAGCCAAAGAGGGCGTCCCGGTGTTGCAAGAAAGTATGACACTGGCGACGATTAGTTTTCAGAACTATTTCCGACTCTATAAGAAGCTAAGCGGTATGACAGGGACAGCTTTTACTGAGGCTGAAGAGTTTCAGCAAATATATAGTCTCGATGTCGTCGTGGTTCCATCGAATAAACCAATTGTTCGCGTCGACCACGAAGACCTGATTTATAAAACCGAAAAAGGTAAGTTGCACGCTGTAGCCGAAGCAATCAAGGCCTACCACAAGCAGGGTCGGCCGGTACTGGTGGGGTCGGGCAGTATCGCCAAAAACGAACTTATCGCGGCCTGGCTCGATAAAGAAGGCATCAAGTACGAAATTTTGAATGCCAAAAACAATGAGCGCGAGGCAGCGATTATCGAAAAGGCTGGTCAAAAAGGTGCGATTACTCTTGCGACTAACATTGCTGGTCGCGGTACTGATATCAAGCTTGGGGCTGGCGTGAGAGAACTTGGCGGATTGGTGGTGATAGGAAGTGAGCGCCACGAGAGCCGACGAATCGATAACCAGCTACGTGGACGCGGTGGGCGACAGGGCGATCCGGGGGATACGCAATTCTATGTTAGTACTGAAGATGACCTGATGCGTATCTTTCAGGGTGAACGAATTGCCGGACTCATGAATCGGCTCGGTGTTGACGAAGATACGGCTATTCAAAATAAAGCAGTCAGTAAGACGCTTGAAGCTGCTCAAAAACGGGTCGAAGGCTACAACTTTGACACTCGTAAAAACGTGGTTCAGTACGACAATGTGATAAACCGCCACCGTAAAGTGGTGTATACTATGCGCCGCAAAATTCTCGATGGAGACAACATTCAGCCAGAAATTCAACGACTCCTTAAGCAAAAAATCGCGGAACTTACCGTCGTACCAGCAAAGAACAATCCAAAATTTGCCGATGAATTTAGCGCAGTGATTCCAGTTAAAGACAATGTTCTAAAAGAAATCGGTGTCGAGAAGAAAGATAAGGCTCGGCGAGAAGCTGCGCTAGCCGCAGCAGAAGAGCTTTACGCGCAAAAAGAGCAAGAACTTGGTGAAGAGCTGATTCGTGGTGTTGAGCGTGAGGTCTACTTACAGATACTTGATACACTGTGGATGCAGCATCTCGAGAATATGCAACATTTGCGTGAAGGTATCCACTGGCGCAGTGTTGGTCAGCGCGACCCACTTGTCGAATACCGCAGCGAATCCCAAAAACTGTTCGATAGTCTGCAGCAGACCCTTCGTGACGAGGTGCTACGAGCGATTTATCACGTCCACAAGTCAGATGCTATTACTCGCGAGGCGGTCGATGATGAACACGATACCGAGCTTACAAAACTTGCTGAGAATTCTGTTGAGCGCGGCGTCAATGAAATTACAGGCGGCGAGTTAAATCGCGACGAAGACTTCGATGGTGTTAAAAAGAGCAAATCAACAACTGAGCTAAACCATCAGCGCAACATAGCCCGCAAAAAGAAGAAGGCGCAGCGCCAAAATCGCAAGAAGAAACATTAG
- a CDS encoding ABC transporter ATP-binding protein, translating into MIEVRAVTKTYGKKKNTFTALDDVSFTIPDGASVAIIGKSGSGKSTLMHVMSGLDHADEGKILIGDDNILEFKQKQADKFRSETMAFIFQSFFVQGNESCYNNVSLPLEIARVPYRRRKAKVEKALEAVGLIEKKNSRARDLSGGQKQRLAIARAIVNDPKILFADEPTGNLDSVTGASVEKLLFSYNKQNNTTLIVVTHDIDLAKRCDMQVYIKDGKVIRVLGDKS; encoded by the coding sequence GTGATTGAAGTTCGAGCGGTAACCAAAACATACGGTAAAAAGAAAAATACCTTTACGGCACTCGATGATGTATCGTTTACGATTCCCGATGGCGCAAGCGTGGCGATAATTGGCAAATCGGGGAGTGGCAAAAGTACACTTATGCATGTCATGAGTGGGCTCGACCATGCCGATGAGGGTAAAATTCTTATTGGTGACGACAATATACTAGAGTTTAAGCAGAAACAGGCCGACAAATTTCGTAGCGAGACCATGGCCTTTATTTTTCAGAGCTTTTTTGTGCAGGGGAATGAGAGTTGTTATAACAACGTGAGTTTGCCGCTCGAAATCGCTAGGGTACCGTATCGGCGCCGCAAGGCAAAGGTCGAGAAAGCACTTGAAGCTGTGGGGTTGATTGAAAAAAAGAACTCTCGTGCTCGTGATTTATCGGGTGGCCAAAAACAGCGCCTAGCGATTGCCAGGGCGATCGTCAATGACCCGAAAATTTTGTTTGCCGACGAACCAACCGGCAACCTCGATAGCGTGACTGGAGCATCAGTCGAGAAACTGCTGTTTAGTTACAACAAACAAAATAACACCACGCTGATTGTGGTGACGCATGATATCGATCTCGCGAAACGCTGCGATATGCAGGTGTATATAAAAGATGGCAAGGTGATACGTGTGCTAGGAGATAAGTCATGA